From Chthonomonas sp., the proteins below share one genomic window:
- a CDS encoding right-handed parallel beta-helix repeat-containing protein: MRGGVYRLPTGIEYEGEDGAPAGETVTIRNYAKEIPYIRGSIEVNNFVPLSDPIASALIPSEAHQYVKQANLLELGTIDLGTLVNRGIPTLWKDGAAALYDRQQPCQMAGYPNAGEPMLQSDSQGANFVQNNALASRIAGWGVLTDAFVHGYLGNDFADAMLKILLANPINGRIDLANASYYGYMPGARFRVENVLAELDSPGEYYIDRARGLVFYYPISRTGDIQCELSVSNRTMVRVLTPSNLHFEGLVVEQGWRHAFEVINSPNTVIRGCTLRNFGNMGAFVRSPGNQILSSDVYNVGSVGVYVIGGTRSTLTRGDLKVDNCRIWNFGQGDWSYSPGIKVEGVGQTITRNSISDGRHYGVFVEGNDHLVEGNDFYNLATDTLDSGALAFNRDWTHRGNVVRRNRFRNIYDRHRNAINDRRSDTWGIYLDDCISGMLIEQNIFVNVGSAWVIGGGRDNVIRNNVINNLRFKNPYITDPMVNSWHCDSRLLTPNSYPGLWESLNTRLANMPYQNALWTSRYPTLANILNDSPREAKNNSVTKNVYFGQVFEDPDTFETIWYSMNLEANAGMFGIADNFYGKTNPGFRNPEAGNYNVVPFSKAARAGLTTVNTSLIGPYNDEWREGRTIHPLP, translated from the coding sequence ATGCGCGGCGGCGTCTATCGCCTGCCGACCGGCATTGAGTACGAAGGTGAAGATGGCGCGCCCGCCGGCGAGACCGTCACCATCCGCAACTACGCGAAGGAGATTCCTTACATTCGCGGGAGCATTGAGGTGAACAACTTTGTTCCGCTGAGCGACCCGATCGCCTCGGCGCTGATCCCCTCGGAAGCGCATCAGTATGTGAAGCAGGCGAACCTGCTGGAACTCGGCACTATTGACCTAGGCACGCTGGTCAATCGGGGGATTCCGACACTGTGGAAGGACGGTGCGGCGGCGCTGTACGATCGGCAACAGCCTTGCCAAATGGCGGGTTATCCGAATGCCGGGGAACCGATGCTCCAGTCCGATTCGCAAGGCGCTAACTTTGTTCAGAATAACGCGTTGGCCTCCCGCATCGCAGGCTGGGGCGTGCTTACTGACGCGTTTGTTCACGGATATCTTGGTAACGATTTCGCGGATGCAATGCTGAAAATCCTGCTTGCTAACCCAATAAACGGAAGGATTGATCTGGCCAATGCGAGCTACTACGGTTACATGCCCGGGGCTCGTTTTAGGGTTGAGAATGTTCTCGCGGAGTTGGATTCGCCGGGGGAGTACTACATTGACCGAGCCCGCGGCTTGGTCTTCTATTATCCGATAAGCCGTACTGGAGATATTCAGTGCGAGTTATCCGTGAGTAATCGCACAATGGTGCGTGTTTTAACGCCCAGCAACCTTCACTTTGAAGGCTTGGTGGTGGAGCAAGGTTGGCGTCATGCTTTTGAAGTGATCAACTCTCCCAACACCGTGATTCGGGGTTGCACCTTGCGTAATTTTGGCAACATGGGAGCCTTCGTGCGAAGTCCGGGAAATCAAATTCTCAGTAGCGATGTTTACAACGTAGGCTCAGTCGGTGTGTATGTAATCGGTGGTACTCGGTCCACCCTCACCCGTGGCGATCTCAAGGTTGACAACTGCCGAATTTGGAACTTTGGTCAAGGAGACTGGAGCTATTCCCCGGGAATCAAGGTTGAAGGTGTCGGTCAAACAATCACGCGCAACAGCATTAGCGATGGCCGACACTACGGCGTTTTTGTTGAAGGCAATGATCACTTAGTGGAAGGCAACGACTTCTACAATCTGGCGACAGACACCTTGGATTCGGGTGCATTGGCCTTTAATCGCGACTGGACTCACCGCGGCAACGTCGTCCGTCGAAATCGGTTTCGAAATATCTACGACCGTCATCGCAACGCGATCAACGATCGGCGCTCCGACACGTGGGGAATCTATCTCGATGATTGTATCAGCGGAATGCTCATTGAGCAAAACATTTTTGTCAATGTTGGCTCAGCCTGGGTAATTGGTGGAGGGAGAGACAACGTGATTCGGAATAACGTGATCAATAACTTACGGTTTAAAAATCCATACATCACCGATCCGATGGTCAACAGTTGGCACTGCGATAGCCGATTGCTAACGCCCAATTCCTATCCGGGTCTGTGGGAATCGCTCAACACAAGGTTGGCCAATATGCCCTATCAAAATGCATTGTGGACGAGTCGCTATCCGACGTTGGCGAATATCTTAAACGATTCCCCGCGAGAAGCAAAGAATAACTCGGTAACCAAGAACGTCTACTTTGGTCAGGTTTTTGAGGATCCTGATACCTTCGAGACCATCTGGTATTCGATGAATCTCGAGGCTAACGCGGGCATGTTTGGCATCGCCGACAATTTCTACGGCAAGACCAATCCCGGATTCCGCAACCCCGAAGCGGGGAACTACAATGTCGTGCCCTTCAGCAAGGCGGCCCGCGCCGGACTCACAACCGTTAATACTTCGCTCATCGGACCCTACAACGACGAGTGGCGCGAAGGACGCACGATCCACCCGCTCCCTTAA
- a CDS encoding SGNH/GDSL hydrolase family protein, producing MFRPRQLLQGALLLVGTSQVSFAQRTPSEFFDQYGFNPSKLSSFYSSLDGLSKRPVDVLFLGDSLSRGYGLADPDTQAWPNQMGRSLQSRWNPPGIEGGRGFLPARYTWAAQQQPFWVTGGYPTQWQKYMQATGNAVLRLNGSLNSPLYLRWDGSEITSLEVIAYRMTQVASESDWVLFNDDQQFAGKIVTSRPTPPEIARRTVLGKQRLDPQSTSRLSIRAPHTGYLRLSGIVRYRDDENAGIRFQNLACSGNLLADTSGFNSYLQNREAGMVTPYTRDVFDANVTTFPHSKLVFLELGTNDQSTYGRTDLEAATLGHQLFRRGLFEYCRMLTNRDNDVVLVVMPAPGAGRESRYRMMVPNAVAEVARILPRVTRIDFDTAIGSVPRAFLPSGWDFGDQVHLTRVAHDYFAQVTERLLVAGRLHH from the coding sequence ATGTTCCGACCCCGGCAACTCTTACAGGGAGCACTTCTCCTGGTTGGAACCTCACAAGTCTCTTTCGCCCAGCGAACGCCCAGCGAATTCTTCGACCAATACGGCTTTAATCCATCGAAGCTGAGCAGCTTTTACAGCAGTTTGGATGGCCTTTCGAAACGCCCGGTTGACGTGCTGTTCCTCGGCGATAGTTTGTCGCGGGGCTATGGATTGGCCGACCCGGATACCCAGGCTTGGCCCAACCAAATGGGTCGCTCGCTCCAAAGCCGTTGGAACCCGCCGGGCATTGAGGGCGGCCGCGGATTTTTGCCCGCTCGCTACACATGGGCGGCTCAGCAGCAGCCGTTTTGGGTGACCGGCGGCTATCCGACCCAGTGGCAAAAGTATATGCAAGCCACCGGCAACGCAGTGCTGCGCCTCAACGGATCGCTCAATTCGCCGCTGTACCTCCGTTGGGATGGTTCGGAAATCACCTCGTTGGAGGTGATTGCCTACCGGATGACCCAGGTCGCGTCGGAGTCGGATTGGGTTTTGTTTAACGACGATCAGCAGTTTGCGGGGAAAATCGTAACCTCGCGCCCGACCCCGCCGGAGATCGCGCGCCGAACCGTGTTGGGCAAGCAACGGCTTGATCCGCAGTCAACATCTAGGCTGTCAATTCGGGCTCCACATACGGGTTACCTACGCCTCAGCGGAATCGTGCGCTACCGCGACGACGAGAACGCGGGGATTCGATTTCAGAACCTAGCCTGCTCGGGCAATCTGCTAGCCGATACCTCAGGTTTTAACAGTTATCTGCAAAACCGGGAGGCTGGCATGGTCACACCCTATACTCGGGATGTCTTCGATGCAAACGTCACGACCTTTCCTCACTCGAAGCTTGTGTTTTTGGAACTCGGCACCAACGATCAGAGCACCTATGGACGGACAGATTTAGAAGCGGCTACGTTGGGCCATCAACTCTTTCGACGCGGCCTGTTTGAGTACTGCCGCATGCTGACAAACCGCGACAATGACGTCGTGCTCGTGGTGATGCCCGCTCCCGGCGCGGGGCGCGAAAGCCGGTACCGCATGATGGTTCCGAATGCCGTGGCCGAAGTCGCGAGAATCCTGCCAAGGGTCACAAGAATAGACTTTGACACGGCGATTGGGTCAGTACCGCGTGCCTTTCTACCAAGCGGATGGGACTTTGGGGATCAGGTGCATTTAACCCGTGTGGCGCACGATTATTTCGCGCAAGTGACAGAGCGGCTACTGGTGGCTGGCCGACTCCATCACTAG
- a CDS encoding DUF853 family protein: MDPQGIFVGKGENPVYLLPKYANRHGLIAGATGTGKTVTLQTLAEGLSDLGCAVFMADVKGDLSGMSQTGGGNAKLEARATEIGLSPYEHRSYPVTYWDVFGEKGHPVRATISEMGPLLLARLLQLNEVQEGVLNVAFRVADEAGLLLLDLKDLRSLMVHVADNADQYRNEYGNVSSATVGTIQRQLLVLEEQGAETFFGEPALDLNDLIRTTSDGRGMINILAADKLMQSPRLYATFLLWMLSELFENMPEVGDLPHPKLAFFFDEAHLLFTDAPKSLLEKIEQVVRLVRSKGVGVYFVTQHPLDIPDTVSAQLSNRVQHALRAFTPRDQKAVDTAAETFRQNPKFNTKEVITTMVVGEALVSMLGSDGAPTVVERTLIKPPASRLGPATPEERMATMNASVVGTKYNTMVDRESAYEVLSKRRVQAEEEQAQQPEPEKKAPARRTDSVLESVVKSTVRAAGSQLGRQLIRGLLGGLLGGRKR, encoded by the coding sequence ATGGATCCTCAGGGCATTTTCGTTGGGAAGGGAGAGAATCCCGTTTACCTGCTCCCCAAGTATGCGAACCGCCACGGCCTGATCGCGGGCGCGACCGGGACGGGTAAGACCGTCACGCTCCAAACCCTCGCCGAAGGCCTTTCCGACCTTGGTTGCGCGGTCTTCATGGCCGACGTGAAAGGCGACCTCAGCGGGATGTCGCAAACCGGTGGCGGTAACGCCAAGCTGGAAGCTCGCGCCACCGAAATTGGCCTGAGCCCTTATGAGCATCGGAGCTATCCAGTTACCTACTGGGACGTCTTCGGGGAGAAGGGGCATCCGGTGCGCGCGACCATCTCCGAAATGGGACCCTTGTTGCTCGCGCGCTTGCTGCAGCTCAACGAGGTTCAGGAAGGAGTGCTGAACGTGGCGTTCCGCGTGGCCGACGAAGCCGGGCTCCTTCTGCTCGACCTCAAGGACCTGCGCAGCCTGATGGTCCACGTGGCCGACAACGCGGACCAGTATCGCAACGAATACGGCAATGTGTCGAGCGCAACCGTGGGCACGATTCAGCGGCAGCTGCTGGTGCTGGAAGAGCAAGGCGCGGAGACCTTTTTTGGCGAGCCCGCGCTTGACCTGAACGACCTGATTCGCACCACCAGTGATGGCCGCGGCATGATCAACATTTTGGCCGCGGACAAGCTGATGCAAAGTCCGCGACTGTACGCCACGTTCCTGCTGTGGATGCTCAGCGAGCTCTTTGAGAACATGCCGGAAGTCGGCGACCTGCCTCATCCGAAGCTGGCGTTCTTCTTTGACGAAGCGCACCTGCTGTTTACCGACGCGCCCAAGAGCCTGCTCGAGAAGATTGAGCAAGTCGTCCGCCTGGTGCGCTCCAAGGGCGTCGGTGTGTACTTTGTCACGCAGCACCCGCTGGATATTCCGGACACGGTTTCGGCGCAGCTGAGCAACCGCGTGCAGCACGCGTTGCGCGCCTTCACTCCGCGCGACCAAAAGGCGGTGGATACCGCGGCGGAAACGTTCCGGCAAAACCCGAAGTTCAACACCAAGGAAGTCATCACGACCATGGTCGTGGGCGAAGCCCTTGTTTCGATGTTGGGCTCCGACGGCGCGCCGACCGTGGTCGAGCGCACGCTGATCAAGCCGCCCGCCTCGCGGCTGGGACCGGCCACGCCGGAGGAGCGCATGGCCACCATGAACGCCAGCGTCGTGGGCACCAAGTACAACACAATGGTCGATCGCGAATCGGCCTATGAGGTGCTCTCCAAGCGCCGCGTGCAAGCCGAAGAAGAGCAGGCGCAGCAACCAGAACCTGAAAAGAAAGCTCCGGCTCGACGCACCGATTCGGTGCTGGAGAGTGTGGTGAAAAGCACGGTTCGAGCCGCAGGAAGCCAGCTCGGAAGGCAACTGATTCGCGGACTTTTGGGCGGACTGTTGGGCGGAAGAAAGCGTTAA